In one Silene latifolia isolate original U9 population chromosome 10, ASM4854445v1, whole genome shotgun sequence genomic region, the following are encoded:
- the LOC141606105 gene encoding RAF-like serine/threonine-protein kinase 20: protein MAFDPNSVSKDLRRINVARTDETHIAQSVPTTSGRVSDGFTPNSVLQRGDELTSPPSGVVYYNNNNNNNVPGVSGVGFVNPSGPHPGLVPGWVGAGAGQQASSNVGSSGYVCSPSYGGRGNGNGNGNGGSSGGTVATPSDQASEESGEDSVSGKKVKFLCSFGGKILPRPSDGTLRYVGGQTRIISFRRNVTFPELVQKMVETYGQPVCIKYQLPFEDLDALVSVSCPDDLENMMEEYYKLLESSPDGSAKLRVFLFSASEVNSPTGLVHFGDLQDSGHRYMDAVNGIAEGFGGGITRKESLASVTSTQNSDMSGAELIDAALNNLDISGPPSNAMFSPRADDNALRVETSVPPLIAPAQPVFQIERTVPLQAHGQQQLQGYDLQQTAVNFPPPPSSYLTGYADPHRDAFSGADFQQLPSPQVVYANPQVLGNPRPVLIQPQYRDNGPMMTQQFMPAVQMTVSPASHMSINPNIVQPQRVVAVPAEQTYINAYPPQVSGGYGWRQVASPDHVPYSEGWLPHPQVVPRSADCYMCQKALPHAHSDTIVQDQKGSHSAMGSDTNPVFHSLRLDDVSRIHAVAPTSTPGEMGLASNVQGPYGTITANVSPSSPEDALHKHLVASSQQIQEPLGSRPANGDSSPVGNISYQIPEQNPYILRSAISHENVKPVEFVRENLQTKPSDILSGNEQNKSPHHQYRKDEFFDQGAAQTLGRETMSNVTYSTPNPPNPFEGLQSNPPIVDIMSPIKDLADDTTRFSAVGGGGAENVTSNASVQTSFSPHDWIAGGGDAAANSLYSSQDPWTMMPEAHFPPPKPTKITMRREPSAKELHVGETNLNSEAQSSDAVNPALEQVQTAKGSADDHIKQQLQATAEGVAASVLQSPVPSITDYSSQETAASVSESGHEMDGQNSDAHIQAKMEALKIKPEKANFGFPVSDTMGRLQIIKNSDLEELRELGSGTFGTVYHGKWRGTDVAIKRINDRCFAGKASEQERMRDDFWNEAKKLADLHHPNVVAFYGVVLDGPGGSVATVTEYMVNGSLRTALEKNERNLDKRKRLLIAMDVAFGMEYLHSKNIVHFDLKSDNLLVNLRDPHRPICKVGDLGLSKVKCQTLISGGVRGTLPWMAPELLNGSSNLVSEKVDVFSFGIVMWELLTGEEPYADLHYGTIIGGIVSNTLRPAVPENCDPNWRTLMERCWSAETSERPNFTEIANELRAMASKVPSKAQTPTTAAPTTTTTATTTTTKTTNV, encoded by the exons atggcatTTGATCCGAATTCCGTGTCAAAAGATCTAAGACGGATTAATGTAGCTAGAACTGATGAGACCCACATTGCCCAATCCGTCCCCACTACATCCGGTCGGGTTTCGGACGGGTTTACCCCGAATTCGGTTTTACAACGGGGTGATGAGCTCACTAGTCCGCCTTCTGGAGTtgtttattataataataataataataataatgtgccTGGAGTTTCGGGGGTAGGGTTTGTTAACCCTAGTGGTCCCCACCCGGGTCTGGTTCCCGGGTGGGTCGGGGCCGGGGCGGGGCAGCAGGCTAGTTCGAATGTTGGCTCGTCTGGGTATGTTTGTAGTCCGAGTTATGGTGGTAGAGGtaatggtaatggtaatggtaatggtGGTAGTAGTGGTGGGACTGTTGCGACTCCGAGTGATCAGGCTAGTGAAGAGAGTGGAGAGGATTCGGTTTCAGGGAAGAAAGTTaagtttttgtgtagttttgggGGGAAGATTCTTCCTCGGCCGAGTGATGGGACGTTGAGGTATGTAGGTGGACAGACTCGGATTATTAGTTTTAGGAGGAATGTGACATTTCCTGAGTTggttcagaagatggtggaaacTTATGGGCAGCCTGTGTGTATTAAGTATCAGCTTCCTTTTGAGGATCTTGATGCCCTTGTGTCGGTTTCGTGCCCTGATGATCTCGAAAATATGATGGAGGAGTATTACAAGTTGTTGGAGAGTTCTCCTGATGGATCTGCAAAGCTCAGAGTATTTTTGTTTTCTGCTTCGGAGGTTAACAGCCCAACTGGGTTGGTTCACTTTGGGGATTTGCAAGATTCTGGACATAGATATATGGACGCTGTCAATGGGATTGCGGAAGGCTTTGGTGGTGGGATTACCAGGAAAGAAAGCTTAGCAAGTGTAACTTCAACTCAGAATTCAGACATGAGTGGGGCCGAACTTATTGATGCTGCTCTTAATAATCTTGATATATCTGGACCGCCATCCAATGCTATGTTTTCGCCTAGAGCTGATGACAATGCCTTGAGAGTAGAGACGTCTGTTCCCCCCTTAATTGCTCCTGCACAACCTGTGTTTCAGATAGAGAGGACTGTTCCCCTTCAAGCACATGGTCAGCAACAATTGCAAGGATATGATTTGCAGCAAACAGCTGTGAACTTTCCTCCTCCACCTTCTTCATATCTAACTGGTTATGCAGATCCTCATCGAGATGCGTTCAGCGGTGCAGACTTTCAGCAGCTTCCTTCGCCACAGGTGGTTTATGCAAATCCTCAGGTATTGGGTAATCCAAGACCCGTTCTTATCCAACCTCAATATCGTGATAATGGGCCGATGATGACCCAGCAGTTTATGCCCGCGGTTCAAATGACTGTCTCACCAGCATCCCATATGAGCATCAATCCCAATATTGTTCAACCACAGAGGGTTGTTGCTGTTCCTGCTGAACAGACCTACATCAATGCGTACCCACCTCAGGTTAGTGGAGGCTATGGTTGGCGTCAGGTTGCGTCACCAGACCATGTGCCCTATTCGGAGGGATGGTTGCCACATCCGCAAGTCGTCCCTAGGTCAGCTGACTGCTATATGTGCCAAAAAGCTCTGCCTCATGCACACTCCGACACTATTGTACAAGACCAGAAGGGTAGTCACTCAGCCATGGGATCTGATACAAACCCAGTCTTCCATAGTCTTCGACTAGATGACGTTTCAAGAATTCATGCTGTGGCCCCTACATCGACTCCTGGAGAAATGGGGTTAGCTTCTAATGTTCAGGGTCCCTATGGTACAATAACAGCAAATGTGTCTCCCTCTAGTCCTGAAGATGCTCTCCATAAGCACCTAGTTGCTTCATCACAGCAGATTCAAGAGCCCTTGGGGAGTAGACCCGCCAATGGTGACAGTTCTCCTGTTGGTAACATATCCTACCAAATTCCTGAGCAGAATCCTTATATATTAAGGTCTGCCATCTCGCATGAAAATGTAAAACCTGTGGAGTTTGTTAGGGAGAATCTTCAAACAAAACCGTCTGATATCCTATCTGGAAATGAGCAGAACAAGTCACCTCATCATCAGTATAGGAAAGATGAGTTTTTTGATCAAGGGGCAGCTCAAACTTTGGGAAGGGAGACAATGTCAAATGTCACTTACTCCACGCCTAATCCTCCTAATCCATTTGAAGGATTACAATCTAACCCGCCGATAGTAGACATTATGTCACCTATCAAGGATCTAGCGGATGATACTACTCGATTCTCTgcggttggtggtggtggtgctgaGAATGTCACCTCAAACGCTTCTGTCCAAACTTCATTTTCTCCCCATGATTGGATTGCTGGGGGCGGTGATGCTGCTGCAAACTCATTGTATAGTAGCCAGGATCCTTGGACTATGATGCCTGAGGCGCATTTTCCTCCTCCTAAGCCAACAAAAATTACTATGAGAAGAGAGCCATCTGCCAAGGAATTGCATGTCGGTGAGACCAATCTGAATTCAGAAGCACAATCTTCTGATGCTGTTAATCCAGCATTAGAACAAGTTCAAACTGCTAAAG GTTCAGCGGACGATCATATCAAGCAGCAGCTCCAGGCGACAGCGGAAGGAGTTGCAGCTTCTGTTCTACAGTCACCTGTGCCATCAATTACCGATTATTCATCACAGGAGACTGCTGCATCAGTTTCTGAATCTGGCCATGAGATGGATGGACAAAACAGTGATGCACATATACAAGCTAAGATGGAG GCTCTGAAAATAAAACCGGAGAAGGCAAACTTCGGGTTTCCAGTGTCAGATACCATGGGTCGGTTGCAG ATTATCAAGAACAGTGATCTTGAAGAGCTGCGGGAACTTGGTTCTGGTACTTTTGGTACTGTGTATCATGGAAAATGGAGGGGAACTGATGTTGCAATTAAGCGAATCAATGATAGATGTTTTGCTGGGAAAGCTTCAGAGCAGGAACGCATG AGAGACGACTTTTGGAATGAAGCCAAAAAATTAGCAGACTTGCATCATCCAAATGTAGTGGCTTTCTATGGTGTTGTTCTTGATGGTCCTGGTGGTTCCGTCGCTACTGTCACCGAGTATATGGTTAATGGTTCTCTTAGAACAGCGTTGGAAAAGAACGAAAG GAATCTGGACAAGAGAAAGCGTCTTTTGATTGCCATGGATGTGGCATTCGGGATGGAATATCTACACTCAAAGAATATTGTGCATTTCGACCTCAAGAGTGACAATCTTCTCGTTAATCTTCGAGATCCGCATCGACCTATCTGTAAG GTTGGTGATTTAGGACTATCCAAAGTAAAATGTCAAACGCTAATATCTGGAGGAGTACGAGGAACTCTTCCTTGGATGGCACCTGAGCTTCTGAATGGCAGCAGCAATTTAGTCTCTGAAAAG GTTGACGTGTTTTCCTTTGGCATCGTTATGTGGGAACTTCTTACTGGAGAAGAACCATATGCTGACCTACACTATGGTACTATTATCG GAGGCATAGTGAGCAACACGTTGAGACCAGCAGTGCCCGAAAACTGCGATCCCAACTGGAGAACCCTAATGGAAAGATGCTGGTCAGCTGAGACATCAGAGAGGCCCAACTTCACTGAAATCGCAAATGAGCTGCGGGCTATGGCCTCTAAGGTTCCCTCAAAGGCCCAAACCCCAACCACCGCtgcccccaccaccaccaccactgctactactactactaccaaGACTACTAATGTCTAA